aataaacattacaaaatcagaataaataaaGCCACTAACATTTCAACGTTTTGGGAGCGGTAACACCGTCATGATCAATTCTTAAGAGTTAATTGAGAGAGATGGATGATTTATATGAAATAATGAGGAGTGACATGTCTCCACAGAGAACTGCACCTACTGTATGTTtccctcctgtcttctctctccgtTTTTGGTTTAATAATGTTGGACAAATTAATTCAACGTTGGCAGTTCTCCCAgaaattaatgtattttctgCATTAATCTCAATGTCACTCGTCTGCGCAGAACAATTAAGAACAGCTTCAGGATTCTGGCTGATAAACGCCCATCTGAGCTctttcaaaaataataaaaataaagagaaataacagtcatgttgtgtttccacagactGAGGACTTTATTAAGTGCAAAGGAGCCACTGTGCATGTTTAGTGCAACACGACCattcagaacagaacagatgtgACTTCATCATATAAAAAGATATTATATCATCGTTATCATTTGTATTTCTTATCAGCTAGTGTTTGTTGTAGAAGAGTTTGCTCCCGGGGGCGGATGGCACGGCATCCAGTTTAAAAGGTGACGGAAGAGGGAATCATGGGAAGGAACGAGGAAATCGTCGCAGGACTTTTACTCCTTGCTGAACATGTGCAGGACCAGGTCGCACACACGGTTGCTGTAGCCAAACTCGTTGTCGTACCTGCAGACGaacagtgagcagagagagtgggGATGATGTCATATTCATGCTGCCAGTAGATTATAATCTAACAATCTGTGGCTCCTTCagactaaaaacaaaatgttctcttcTCCTAACTTGCAGCTGGATATGAATGATGAACACGAGGCCTTCAGAGGTCCGGTTCTGTCGTCAATCACTCACATGAAGTAACTTTCATATATAATATTTGTCAAaccacagttcagttcagagtcctCACCATGAAACCAGCTTGACAAAGTGCTCGTTGAGTGCGATGCCAGCGCCGGCATCAAAGATGGAGGAGTGAGGGTCACTGTTGAAGTCTGTGGACACGACCTGAGCAGAAAGAGGCGAACAGAGGCTGTTTAAAACATGCATGTTAGAAAACAGAGCTGGTCACATGATCTGGAAGAAGCTGGTTTCATGCCGCTGAAtgcattttttgtagttttatttaatGCAAAAAGTAGAAATATCTGTAGTTGCAAACGCATCTTGATCAGCCGTATTATTACAGATGTGCCGCCATCTTGTGGCTCATGAACGGCTCTACACACACTCCCCCATAAAAAGCACACTGGACTGTGGTTCTGAATACAGGcatataattatatattaaaCAATTCATCTTGTTTTCTGCACCTGGTCCTCTGTGTATGCCAGAAATCCCTTCATGGGTCCCTCAGCAGCGGCCTTGACGACCTTCTTGATGTCGTCGTACTTGGcctgcagacaaagagacaaGACATCATAATTAAACCAGGACAGAGAAACTGAGGGTTAGTTTTCAACAGTGCAGCTGGATTTTAACTGTTAAAAACATGTGAGCGCAGCAGCATCTCAGTTTAAATAACAGAGCTGAGGGATGTGGATGACAAATCTGCTGAAATTCAACTCGGGCTGTAAGACTTTCTTCCCTTTTGACCTTAATGCAACAGATAAATTGGTGCCTGTTAAATGGGAACAATAACGAATCTTCagaatatatattataaaaggTCAGGGGAGACTTACGGGCTTCTCCAGGCGGACGGTCAGATCCACCACAGAGACGTTGGGGGTGGGGACACGGAAAGCCATACCGGTCAGTTTGCTGTCAGAACAAGACGGTCAAGAGTCAGacgcaaaataaaaacatctcaacACGTCAAGTGAAACCAGGTGAGGGTTGATCGTACCCGTTCAGCTCGGGGACGACCTTGCCCACGGCCTTGGCGGCTCCGGTGGAGGCGGGGATGATGTTCTGGGAGGCGCCACGTCCGTCCCTCCACAGCTTACCAGAGGGACCATCAACGGTCTTCTGTGTGGCGGTGACGGCGTGGACTGTGCTCTGGAGGAGCGAGAGCAGAAGGTCGAGTTAAAAAGACGGATTCATGCTTCATGAATGAAATTGTTGATGACATCTTGTCTATTAGGAAATCAACTCGACCATCAACTAGTTGTTTCTGGCTGTTTACAGGAGCTGATCTGAGAATATAACTTGTGTTTAGCAATTGTTCAGTTTGGTCAGTTGGCtcaaaattaaatgttatttcctTCTGTTGGTCTGAAACAGGTTGTACATGAAGTGGGTACAGAGGATGAGAAGTTATTTACCATGAGACCCTCAACGATGCCGAAGTTGTCGTTGATGACCTTGGCGAGGGGAGCCAGGCAGTTGGTTGTGCATGAGGCGTTGCTGTGGAGACGAGACGGCgagaacacatcacacatacaAACCGTCCAAAGTTACTGACATCAGAAGTGCACAGACACTCGGGATATTTGAAGAGATGATCTTGGGTTTGacattcgttttttttttttcccccctcttggCAGGGCACTTTAAAAAGCCTCCAGATGTTCACATCTGTCCTCGCCAGATTTGAAACACAGTTCACAGGAAACAGGACGACCAGGTGACGTCACCACGGATCGACACACACGCCTCACTTCAGCTTATGATTCTGTCCAACTTTAAAGGTCATTATCATCAACTACGGAGCTTGTTACTAACTCACCTGACAACCTTCATGGAGTTGTCGTATTTTTCGTGGTTGACGCCCATGACGAACATGGGAGCGTCGGCGCTGGGGGCAGAGATCACCACCCTCTTAGCACCGCCCTTCAGGTGAGCCTGCCGGGACAAACAGGACGTCAAAGGTTGtgattgtatttattgtaccgcataaaaaaaaaataaatctatataTCAATATTGATCTACTCCTCTACACTTTTTTGCTGATTCTTCTTGTCGTCATGTTGAACTTACGGAGGCTTTCTCGATGGTGGTGAACACACCGGTGGACTCCACCACGTAGTCGGCGCCAGCATCGCCCCATTTGATGTTGGCGGGGTCCCTCCtgcacatcatcacacacaggGGAGGTTTAATTTGTAAATCTGTTAAAAAACtactgtgttaaaaatgtctagAAACCTTGAAGTGTGGTGATTACGCACTCGTGGTAGACCGTGATGTGCATGTTGCCGATCACCAGCTTGCCGCCCTCGGCCTTCACCTCTCCGTTCTTCCACACACCGTGAGTGGAGTCATACTTGAACATGTAGACCTGCAGGAGAGCAAAACCAGACGATCAATATCTGCATCTCACAGGAAAAGACCTGTGTGAATAAACTGAGAAACAGGTCCTCTCACCATGTAGTCCAGATCGATGAAGGGGTCGTTGATGGCGACCACCTCGACCTTGCCTCCAGTGGCGGCGGCGCGGGTCACCAGGCGGCCGATACGTCCGAATCTGAAACGCAGGAGGACGAGGTCAGTGTGAGTaaatctcattttctctctctgaccagcaggtggcactgACACCTTAACAAAGTCCCGGTGTAGGACAGCAGGGCCATACAAGGCCTGCCAACCTTGACTGTAGAGAACAATCGCTGGCATCGGCAGCCAAAAGCCAGTTTACACCTAATATGGCTGCTGTCATAGTGAGAGGAGCTGAACCTGCAGAGAGGGGATGTTCAGTCAGCGGTGGATTTTATCTGACATGTTTGATGCATTTCCAGCTTCttacatgtgaatatttttctggtttctttactcctctatgaaaGAAACGTGAATATCTTTGGGATGCAGACGTCATCTTGCAGCTCGTTGTGGGATAAACTGCACTATTCGATGTATCCAATGAAAACTTGAGCGACTTTATTAGTTTGTCACAGGGGGAGTTCCTAGAGTTGTTAAGACGTCCTCCATCTGATTATCGCTGACAAGTTACAGTTCAAACCACATATTTGTTAACGAGATGATCAAAAAAGCTGCCGAGGTTCCTTCACTGAGGTTATATAAGATAAGAAACTTGTTTAAAACAGAATATAGATGCTTAAGAATGTTGATAAAAGCCTTATAAGCTTctcaaaattgtttttaatagcattacaaacacatttattgagtATAACTTCCCCATTATGTCACTGATAAACCTTTCCTAAGCTTGTTTGTTACCTTATTAACATgaattcataatttatttagcatttactaacatttaactttgttttcGGCATCTACTGTCTATATTTGTCTTATTACTAAAAAGCGAACATAACAAATGACCAGAGTTTGAGAAACACAATTAACTAAAAATGATTTAGCTAAAATCTGAGCTACAAGAGATAAATTGGCCGTATTTGTAAAGCTGCATCAATTAAAAGTAATCAAGAGTcattaaaattcaaattcagagcTGCAGTAAGTGTTACAGCCTCCAGTCGTCTTCAGTCGAGGACAAAGACTTTCAGCCGGCCGTCGTCTCACAGTGACGAGACTATTTCTGATCCTCCAGGTGTTCCTGTTGCGTAACGTTGCGTGTCTCCAACACTCAAAGGTCACATCACATTCTCACTGTATGTTCTCGTGGGACACTTTGAAACTGAAACcatgtgacagagacacaacacacagtctgtgcGCCAAAATAAGAGACAG
This window of the Acanthopagrus latus isolate v.2019 chromosome 3, fAcaLat1.1, whole genome shotgun sequence genome carries:
- the LOC119016622 gene encoding glyceraldehyde-3-phosphate dehydrogenase-like yields the protein MVKIGINGFGRIGRLVTRAAATGGKVEVVAINDPFIDLDYMVYMFKYDSTHGVWKNGEVKAEGGKLVIGNMHITVYHERDPANIKWGDAGADYVVESTGVFTTIEKASAHLKGGAKRVVISAPSADAPMFVMGVNHEKYDNSMKVVSNASCTTNCLAPLAKVINDNFGIVEGLMSTVHAVTATQKTVDGPSGKLWRDGRGASQNIIPASTGAAKAVGKVVPELNGKLTGMAFRVPTPNVSVVDLTVRLEKPAKYDDIKKVVKAAAEGPMKGFLAYTEDQVVSTDFNSDPHSSIFDAGAGIALNEHFVKLVSWYDNEFGYSNRVCDLVLHMFSKE